gggtgaggagccaAAGGACTGGGGTCTGTATCCAGCCTTAAGCACATCGTAGAAGCGCTTTGTGTTACGGCTGTTTGCATAGCCCTGGATTTCATCCGCCTCCTTGCTGAACCAGCTGTCGTGCATCTCACAAAGTTTCTTCTGCACCTTTCTTCTTGCATTAGCAATGGCATCTTCCTTGGCTTGTGACATGTGGTTGTTCTGTTGAACTCAAAATAGTTGATGTTTCTCTGCATTGCCTGTTTAAGTGTATTTCTTAtcattctcatcaaaccagtcttgattTCTTCCGGTTGCTGGTCCAAGATGTTTGAGACAAAAAATAATACATGTGAAAATGTCAGACAGGAATCAAAGcaataatgaataataaaatgTTGAGTAATGTTTTTTAACAtgatatttctttttaaaaatctttaaaACCAATCACCTAAACCCATTTCATATTTCGATATAATCATTGCAGATCAGGTGTAAGTCACAAATTAACAGTACAAAGAGGTAAATTTCATTATatttaacaatatatatatatcccaatgTTTAAATTCAAAGAAGATTTTCACTTTTGCAATTTGTTTTCTTGAAAGCAGGGAGAGGAATATACTTGAAAGTAGTGAAATTTATGAAAATGGGAAAAGTTACATATGATATGACTGTTGATAATAGTATGTTTCTAATCATTGATTtcatgtgctgttttgtttgtttctattctAAAATACAAATgacatgtgcctgtgtgttggtTATGAGaaagtgtatgtatgagtgtgtttgtgtgtatgtgcaagcgcaTACATACATGGAAACATTTTCTCTTTTAGCACTTGAATGCTATTCTCTCTGTCCAGTATTTCACTCTGTACAAATTGCACAGTAACCACAGCAACATCAAAGTAAATAAAGCCACTAATGTCATATCTGTGTGGGGGAAATCTGTGAAGAAGACTTCCCATGTTGCAAAGTCATGGTGACAGAACAGTCCAACATTTCAAACCTGAGACAGAACACAACTCCATTCACGGAGGGGCAGATAGTTGTGTTGTGGCGTTTGCTAACAAGTTGATGGCGGAAAAATCAGCAGCAGACACATTCGGCGCCATTCTTTGGTCAGCAGATATAGTGATGCCCTGTGCCGGCTCCACCAGAGTCACGTGGTAAATCTCTGACGTTTCTTCCACTTCCAGACCCAGGTTGCTGAGAATGGCATGAGCCGAGGACTGGGAGTTCGGACCTGTCACTGTGCTGCTGATGCCAGTGGAGTGGCTGATGGGTTGGTCGGGTATGATGAAGGTCTGGACGTGGGGAGCTTGGTAATCTGACAGATGCTGCTGGTCCAGAATCACTTGTACCTGTTCCATCACCTGCTGTGTAGAGGTCTGCAATAGCAAAGGTGTGAGAACCTGATGGAATATGACATAGCTGAATGACATGTATCCTGCTTCATTTTTGAAGACACAAAAAAGCACACGTATCCATTTactttgtgtggtttttttctttgagtAAACTGAtgtattatgttttgtttgtcaAATATGTAATGAGAATTTGCAACAATAAAACATTctgatttgttttgttcttttttctttgagtAAATTTTTGTATTGTGTTCAGTTCCTCAAATATGTAATTAGAGTTTGCAACAATAAAATATACGGATCTGCACACCTATGCACattacacaaacatgcgcgcgcgcacacacacacacaagcacagcacGTTTGCGCGCACACACCTGCATTTTTCTTCTTGTCGTAAGATGGCATTTTTGgcctgaattcacacacacacacacactcacacacatacacacacagaaacccaaaACTCACATCAGGAGTAACTTCAACGTGGATCTGCTGAGTGGGCTGGTCCAAATGTGCAGGGAGCTTATGCCTGTTGACGTGACGATGACAGGAAGCGAAGGTGTGGAAGGTCatgccacaaacaacacacctgtACGGCCGGTGACCCAGGTGGCTATTCTGGTGCTCACGCAGGTACTGGAGCCTGGTGAACGTCTTGGAACACTGGTCGCAGGAGAAAGGCCGCTCCCCGGTGTGTTTCAGTTCGTGTCGCTCCATATCACCTGCAAGTCATTGTTGGGAGAAGTGGTAACTagattctaataataataatatactgtaCTTatgtggcgcaaactccccatagatgAGGTCTAAGCGCCTCAAATGAAACAGTAAAGTATATATAACGGTGCATTATACCACAGAAGAGGACATgaagacacagtttcagtttcagtagctcaaggaggcgtcactgcgtttggacaaatccatatacgctacaccacatctgccaagcagatgcctgaccagcggtgtagcccaacacgcttagtcaggccttgagaaaaaaaaagaagaaaaaaaaaggtgaataaataatagataagcgtacataaataagtaactaaatacataaataaataaataaataataattattatataaaaaaggtagtaataataataatagataaataaataaataagacatgaAGGCAcagaagtggaaaacaaaatctgtatccaCCAATACAATAGCATTAAAAATATGAAAATGGTGATGAAATAAAGTAAACAATGactaaacaaaaaaccccaaatatgatgctgctgatgacatAACGCGCATGATAGCAgaatggttagagtgctggatttTCTATCTGTATGTCCTGGGTTCAATCTTGGCagctgatctcccaggtcagtcacCACAATTAAAACCAGACGCTCAGATCTCCTGTAAAGTATTTAATACATGCGGATCACAAATGCTGTGATGACAATATCTTGAGAAAGGTGACACACAAATTTCACATGAACTGTTGAAGACAGTAGCAATAACTGACATGGGAATTGAGGATACGACATAAAACTGACAATTGTGAATCTGCCTGGGATTGCCAAATGCTTGATGCTAAACCtgtcccccccaccttccccccatacccctccacatccccccaaaacagaaagataaaaaaaaacactacaaaaAAAGCAACCCACTGACCAAACATGACCAAAGTGAAGATAATTCATAGGCAGCAAACTAAGAAATGAATGCATATCCTCACAAAAAGAGTCAGTGAAGCAATATTCAGAGTATAATTGTCCATTTGCCACTGCTGACACATTTTCGAAAGACATGACACAGGAAAGAATCTTCACCATCTTGAGTCTGAACAGTATTTTGTCTCAAGGCCATACCACATTAAATTTGTGATCCACTGTGTCTCAGATCACCACAAAGAACGGTTATGCAAACCATGCCAATACTAGAATGGCAGAACCATACCCATACACAAAATCCATCAAGTGTTATAGTGCGTCTTCTTTCTGATGACATTACTGTGCATGATCAGGGCAGAAAACACAAGTCGTACAGATGAGACAATAATTCAAGCTTcactgtgcagcatgcagttagcgcacatagaacccacggcaactagaagttgtcccttgcaaaattctcaGAAAAATCCAACAGTTAAACAAATACgctcgcagacagaaaaaagaagagaaaaaaaggagtggtCCTGCACAGTGGCAATgctctctccctgggaagagcagcctgaatttaacacacagaaatctgttgtgacaaaaatggtaaaaaaaaatacaatacagcacaacaagtGCACACAGATCCAGACATTGACATGCCCTCCAAAAAGCTGGTCAGACACTGAAGGCAGAAAAATGCAGGTATTGTATGTTTTGGATAAGGATCGAGGACAGTGGTGTtggggtcatcatcatcacactggcTCTCAGCAGGTTGCACTGATTCAGATAATGACAAAATGAAAGCTGAGGTCTATTTATGAAAACCAGAAAATAACAGGCCATGAGCTTCCTGAACACTGTAATGTGCTAGttatggagtgagtgagtgagtgagagagagaaagtgtgtgtttatatgtgtgtgcatgcacacatgcatgtgtgtgtgtgtgtgtgtgtgtgtgtgtgtgtgtttgaacttgaCATATATCTAGTTCAAATCTTAGGCTTCCTTATACAGATATACACCCATTAGTTTCCAGCTTCTCACTCCACACTGTGCTGCATTTAAAActtggatatattttttttattcaatgaaaaaattattttaaacaaTGAAAGATTAAAGTTAAAGACTTACATTCTTGATGTAGACTATCCGTTTGTAATGTTGACATTTTTGCACAACTCATTCTTGAATGAGACACCAcaagtgcacacatgtatacaaacacttAACACAGGTGTGCTTTCACTGGAAGCAAAACAGAAGCATCAAACTAAATTGTCAAGTATATCACTGCAAACAGAAACTaaaacattttttggggggtatgtttctttaattaaaaaaaaaaagtatttcaaagTAAAAGGAAAAGAATACAGGATAAATGTGATTAATGCAGGATCATAATATATTGTAATCAGaaaatgacgggcgccatagccgaatggttaaagcgctggactttcgatctgagggtcccgggttcgaatcatggtgacggcggctggtgggtaaagggtggagatttttacgatctcccaggtcaacataagtgcagacctgccagtgcctgaacccccttcgtgtgtatacgcaagcataagatcaaatatgcacgttaaagatcctgtaatccatgtcaacgttcggtgggttatggaaacaagaacatacccagcatgcacacctccgaaagcggagtatggctgcctacatggcggggtaaaaacggtcatacatgtaaaaagcccactcgcgtatatatgagtgaacgtgggagttgaaggccacgaacgcagaagaagaagaagaagtaatcagAAAATAAAATCACTGATTATGTTGCCATTATCAGAGATAATATTTCTATGTCAAAATACCACCACTATTATTGCatgaatggtaaaaaaaaaaagtggtatccACCCACTTTTGGTGTAGAACGTCCTTGTGCAGTGCTGGCACTGGAAAGGCATGTGCATGTTGTGGCGTCGCATGTGGACTCGCAGCTGGCAGCTCTGGCGGAATGCCTTGCCACACAACTCACACAGATGGCCTTTGTGACCTGTGTGTCGGTCCATGTGTGTCTTCAGCGTCCCTGACTGGAAGAAGCTCATTGGACAGAGTCTGCATCTGGAACCAATCCAGTGTGGTGGAgaagtttcagtctcagtttcaaggagatgtcaaaatGTGTGCACTGATCCACATAAATAATCTGATTTATACACGACACCACGGATGCCTGCTGAAGAAAATGTTAAAAAACTAAATGAATGATAGCTGTATGTACCCTTATGATTCTTTAACTTAtgagctccctgataacctccgtcattctgattccctcgcatcttttaaatctcgtctcaaaactcaccttttccctcagcaataagttcaattgtggcaggtccacttcctttgcgttagctgtgcttgactatgtgtgtatacatatgtatgtgaacataactgcatgcatgtatatgaatgtgtattgtgtgtgcgtgtgtttacgtaagtttgtgcctgcctatgtgtgcgtatgtgttagggtagctgttagatacacatgtatgttaaaatgtatgtatcattttgtatgcagtgtgcgtgcgtgcgtgtgtgtgtgtgtagtcacattttggtgtgtgtatgtaacatagatataatgttttatgttaacaaaagcgtttttgtaaagcacctagagcagatttctggatagtgtgctatataagtatccattattattattattatgtccaaATCAAGTTAACATCTGCTATAATTGAGCCTTGTTCTCAGAAGACTCCTTTGGAATATACATGAAAAACATGTCATGCAAAATGAACATTAATTTTGACAAAACTTACAACACTGTTTCCTGATTTTGACTGTGGGGTGGCAAAGAGAAAACCCCCCAAATCATTActggcatatatatatactctcatactttttttttttttttttttttttaaccatcttgGCCAAAATTTGTTTTCTTGTGCTCCTAGTCTGCACTCCCATGTTACTGTGTTGTAAAATACTAAGCATATCAGTATGGTATATCAcaaaattgtaataataataataatattaataataataatctttgcagagacaaatctaagcgctttcacacctgtcattcacacgcatgcataactctaaaactgaagaaactgaaagcacaaaattgtacacacacacacatacatctatctatctatctatataatatacaaaatcaatttgtttatttttaatccCAAAATCACTCCTCAATTTTAATAATTCATTGAACCTGGACAACATGAACATGGGTTACAGACTGTgattgtgtgattttgtgttcATTAATAAATTCATATATGAGCATCTTTATATCacttatttatttcattcattaattcatacaATTTTCACAGATTTGCGAGAGCTTGAACATCATTTTTGTGCACATATTATACTTGCACTggactccttccctcccctcccacaacccgcaccccatccccgcccccccacctccccacagaGGTAAAAGACCTTGCAGTCAATGTCATTATCTAATGGGTTATTGCCAATATAAACATAAAATTACCCTGCATGCACCAGCAATGAGAATGAAGTATGACTGCTactgaaatagaaatagaaattacAATCATGTAAAATCCCCAGAAGAGTATGCATGGGGTTCTGAACTCACCCATGTACGAGTGGTGGGTTGATAAGGCAtatgccttggaagcgagaaaatatgaaaatatgtatactggatcaaatcccacactcagaagtattctctcccccccccccctccccaacaccccccaacccccacctgcaCAATATTTTAAGTGGTTGTCTGAATGCTAGTAATTCAGCatagatgataaaccaaggttccaaatacagcatgaacttagcgcatgtaaaagaatccatggcaacaaaagggttgttcttagcAAAATtgcgcagaaaaatccacttttgacaataaaaaacaacaaattatatacacttgcaggcagaataaaaaagaagaaaaaaaaagtgggtggtactgcactgtggtgatgtttacttatttatcttttgtgtgtgtgtgtgtgtgtgtgtgtgtgtatgtgtgtgtgtttgtgcgcgcgtgcctagagttgacttaatcaagattttgcgccttttacatattattattattagtagtagtatttttatgtacttatctattatttttaaaaattaattattatattttattttttaaaaaatgttattataataattattattaataattttattttttatactgtatttatttaattaaaaaaatttttataaaaaaataaaatatttatttatttttaaaattatttatttaattatttttcttaaggcctgactaagcgcgttgggttacgctgctggtcaggcatctgcttggcagatgtggtgtagcgtatacggatttgaccgaatgcagtgacgcctccttgagctactgatgctgatactgatactgtggtgatgtgctctccccatggagagtaaCCCAAATTACAACTCCAAGGAATCtgttgtcacaatacaacacaatacaatacaacacaatgcagtacaatgtaactttcagaaaaaaaactcaCTGATATGGGCGTTCTCCGGTGTGAGCCCGCATGTGGATTTTCAGGGACTTTTTCTCCGTGAACTTCTTGTTGCACTGAGAACAGGTGAAGGCCTTGAGACCCACGTGAGTCACTTCATGGCGTTCACAGTTGCCTTTGGTGGTGAAGGTCTTGTGGCACACAGGACAGGCAAAGGGTCGTTCCCCAGTGTGTATCCTCATGTGAGCTTCAAGTTCAAGGAGTACACATAAagtatttcaaaaaaaaaaaatctaccagaaGACTATACCAGAAATTGTTTTTCATAAACAGTGTTACTTCAGACATTCTCAAACAAAAATAATCTACCAGAAGACAAGATTTTACCAGAAGTTATTTTTCATAAACAGTGATAATCCAGACATTCTCAGATATGTATCAATACAAGTATtaatgtgtgtttctgtatttagagtgtgtctgaatgtgtaagaggaagatatgcagacagacatactcacatAGTGAATGAATTAttaagataatgtgtgtgtgtgtgtgtgtgtgtgcgtgcgcatgtgtgactgtgtgcaagAGAATATCATATTCCTTAAAACTCTTACCAGTGAGAGAGGAGGCTGACATCAGGACAACATGACACTTGGGACatgttctctccttcctcttctcctcttctgtcTTCATGCTTACTTCCTTCTCCTCTGCCTTCACAGCACCTTCCACCTTCTCCTCACTCTGGTCTCCATCAGTGCTGtggtcatcttcttcctcttcctcctttgctTCTGTGTCCTCTTCCTCAAGTTTCCCTCTCTGAGAAGGGCCAAAGTAGCAGAATATCTTGTCTCTGTTGGGTGCAGACCGTCGTTCAGATCGCCGCACCACTGTACTAGTAGATTCTCTGTTCTTTGTCTTGTGTATCGAATATGAGACTGTGGATGAGGTGCTTTCTTGTTTTTTATCAGCTGATGCAGTATCTTCCACCCTATCATCCAGTAAATCCTTATTTATTGCAGAAATTTGTTGCAGCTGGTCAGAATGGCAGGATGTAACAGTAGCAGGTGAAAGAGAAGAATGTGTTGAAGAATTCTTTAACTGTTTGACTGCATGTTTACGTGGCCGGCCACGCTTACGCTTCATACTGGTAGTAGGACcacagtgtgaagagaaagacCTTTCCTCAAGGCTGGTATTGTCATTGTTCAGTGTAACATCAACAGCAATGGTTTTTGTGCTGCAGTTCACCAATTTTGTTGACAGATCCTGACATGCTTGGgattcctctgtctctgttcccattCTCTGAAAAgtttcagaaaatgaaattttaaCAGGCTGAGTTGTATCAGCTGACAAGTATCCAAAAGTTTGACCTGAGACACCTCCCATAACTGATTTTCCCAACGTTTGTGGTAAACTGCCAGATGCAATATCACTTTGTGATTTCAAAGCCTCTTTGACAGGCCTCTGTTTCTCAGCTTCAGATTCTGGTGAAATCTCAGATATTACTCCTTCTATAGCTTCAGTCTTGTTTGGTGAAGGTTTGTGAATTTGAGAAGCTGTGTCTTCCACTGCAGTTTTCTTTTGGAACATTTCATGTGACAAAGCTGACAGTTTCTCAGATTTGTGTTCAATGTTCTTGTTTGATTTTTCCTCTGAGGCTTGCCTTGCTGCATCATTCTCTACTTCCAGTGACGTCTGAGTGACTgagttttgttgtctttctgcaTGATTGCTATCTTGTTTGTCATGcggctcactgactgactgaaaagcATCCGTAGCCTGAACTTCCTGTATTACTGATGGGTCATTTCCAGAAGCTCCCAAAGTGTCAGCTAGCCCAACAGCTAATGTTTGCCCAGCAGGTAATGTTTGAACAGGTCCTGATATCAAATCATATGTTGAACTGCTATTCCTTTCTGTCTGGAGAATGTCAATATTTTCATGTTGCACTAAAACACTTGAGTTGGTTGTATCTTCAGTGCTGTTTCTAATAGCTGGCAAGACAGCCTCTTCTGTTTCTCTGGGAAATGAAATTTGCTTGttcacactgtcatcaacatAGGAGATTTGCCTGGAATTAACACAAGTGGTTGTACTACTTGCTCCAATTATGCTGACTTCATGAtctgatttattttttttggttttccctTTGTCATTT
This genomic interval from Babylonia areolata isolate BAREFJ2019XMU chromosome 8, ASM4173473v1, whole genome shotgun sequence contains the following:
- the LOC143284484 gene encoding uncharacterized protein LOC143284484, encoding MEESTEDLIKQFKSRVEEAISLLPQIPEIHRNEVWTYWQIISVAVKAAVGGRGPIVAKQPAAGQKRPRGRPRLHRQQSDLSGSNGNSRVNDKSRGSSTGKHGSERKGRMGTHKMSDKKTKADIRSPGRQSNDKGKTKKNKSDHEVSIIGASSTTTCVNSRQISYVDDSVNKQISFPRETEEAVLPAIRNSTEDTTNSSVLVQHENIDILQTERNSSSTYDLISGPVQTLPAGQTLAVGLADTLGASGNDPSVIQEVQATDAFQSVSEPHDKQDSNHAERQQNSVTQTSLEVENDAARQASEEKSNKNIEHKSEKLSALSHEMFQKKTAVEDTASQIHKPSPNKTEAIEGVISEISPESEAEKQRPVKEALKSQSDIASGSLPQTLGKSVMGGVSGQTFGYLSADTTQPVKISFSETFQRMGTETEESQACQDLSTKLVNCSTKTIAVDVTLNNDNTSLEERSFSSHCGPTTSMKRKRGRPRKHAVKQLKNSSTHSSLSPATVTSCHSDQLQQISAINKDLLDDRVEDTASADKKQESTSSTVSYSIHKTKNRESTSTVVRRSERRSAPNRDKIFCYFGPSQRGKLEEEDTEAKEEEEEDDHSTDGDQSEEKVEGAVKAEEKEVSMKTEEEKRKERTCPKCHVVLMSASSLTAHMRIHTGERPFACPVCHKTFTTKGNCERHEVTHVGLKAFTCSQCNKKFTEKKSLKIHMRAHTGERPYQCRLCPMSFFQSGTLKTHMDRHTGHKGHLCELCGKAFRQSCQLRVHMRRHNMHMPFQCQHCTRTFYTKSDMERHELKHTGERPFSCDQCSKTFTRLQYLREHQNSHLGHRPYRCVVCGMTFHTFASCHRHVNRHKLPAHLDQPTQQIHVEVTPDTSTQQVMEQVQVILDQQHLSDYQAPHVQTFIIPDQPISHSTGISSTVTGPNSQSSAHAILSNLGLEVEETSEIYHVTLVEPAQGITISADQRMAPNVSAADFSAINLLANATTQLSAPP